A single window of Girardinichthys multiradiatus isolate DD_20200921_A chromosome 15, DD_fGirMul_XY1, whole genome shotgun sequence DNA harbors:
- the tdh gene encoding L-threonine dehydrogenase yields MPVIRTISKVAKQALLSTPGCGCQPLTVAVRTISFSPRQVTSDASFHSVSFSETDHPKVLITGGLGQLGVGLAKLLRKRFGKNNVILSDIRKPPNNVFHNGPFIYSDILDYKNLREIVVNNRITWLVHYSALLSAVGEANVALARSVNITGLHNILDIAAEHGLRLFVPSTIGAFGPSSPRNPTPDMCVQRPRTIYGVSKVHAELMGEYYHHRYGLDFRCLRYPGIISADSMPGGGTTDYAVQIFHDAIKTGKFECNLRPDSRLPMMYIDDCLRATLEVMETPADTLSMRTYNINAMSFTPEELAQELRKQMPELEVTYNIDPVRQAIADSWPMNFDDSNARKDWGWKHDYDLPELVQTMLTYSGVETCMAHAN; encoded by the exons ATGCCTGTTATCAGAACCATCAGCAAGGTAGCCAAGCAGGCCCTGCTCAGCACCCCTGGGTGCGGCTGCCAGCCTCTAACGGTGGCTGTGCGTACCATTAGCTTCTCCCCCCGGCAGGTCACATCAGATGCAAGCTTCCACTCTGTGTCTTTCTCAGAAACAGACCACCCTAAGGTGCTGATCACAG GTGGCCTGGGGCAACTTGGAGTGGGCCTGGCCAAACTGCTGAG AAAGAGGTTTGGCAAGAACAATGTCATTCTTTCTGACATCAGGAAACCTCCTAACAATGTTTTTCACAATG GTCCGTTTATCTACTCAGACATCCTAGACTACAAGAACTTGAGAGAAATTGTGGTGAACAACCGCATCACTTGGCTGGTTCACTACAGTGCCCTCCTCAGTGCAGTCGGAGAGGCTAACGTGGCCTTGGCACGTTCTGTAAACATCACTG GGCTTCACAATATCCTGGACATTGCAGCAGAGCACGGCTTGCGACTGTTTGTCCCAAGCACCATTGGGGCCTTTGGTCCCTCTTCGCCCCGTAACCCCACACCAGATATGTGTGTGCAGAGACCTCGCACTATCTATGGCGTGTCCAAAGTGCATGCTGAGTTAATGGGAGAG TATTACCATCACCGCTATGGACTGGACTTCCGCTGTCTCCGTTACCCAGGAATCATATCTGCAGACTCCATGCCTGGGGGTGGCACAACAG ACTAtgcagttcagatttttcatgaTGCAATCAAGACCGGCAAGTTTGAGTGCAACTTGAGACCCGACTCACGACTACCCATGATGTACATCGATGACTGCCTACGCGCCACTCTGGAGGTGATGGAGACACCTGCTGACACGTTGAGCATGAGGACGTACAACATAAATGCCATGAGTTTCACACCTGAGGAGCTGGCCCAGGAGCTCAGGAAGCAGATGCCAGAGTTGGAGGTCACATACAACATCGACCCTGTACGACAGGCAATTG CTGATAGCTGGcccatgaactttgatgactcCAATGCACGAAAAGATTGGGGCTGGAAACATGACTACGATCTCCCAGAGCTGGTCCAGACAATGCTGACCTACTCTGGTGTGGAAACGTGCATGGCTCACGCCAATTAA